In Tachysurus fulvidraco isolate hzauxx_2018 chromosome 1, HZAU_PFXX_2.0, whole genome shotgun sequence, a single window of DNA contains:
- the nudt19 gene encoding nucleoside diphosphate-linked moiety X motif 19, whose translation MNTALTHWKEAATVILAAGSKYKRSVESLWRETPGFTSNLRQKTTFDYEVLLLKRSGKSSFMPNAYVFPGGLVEPSDFSSEWLEVFKPFIHLPMFGLAAVKQPQESRPPIFATDRQQLGSPIPGDVAFRICAVRETFEESGVLLVVPSDEANTLNTDVNADNEKSDKYLSRSRFTALPDRLDKSLISKWRSLVLQNSANFILMCRELECLPNIWALYEWGNWLTPGGESVRQRRYDTAFYMCCLKHVPDTLQDQKEIELYKWSTPPEVLHSYQERKLWIAPPQLYDIGRMCNFPLLSDLHNFAKQRSIEGCERYLPVVLKATDCHISLLPGDSLYPEKTDGKVSTEKCLEELQKDSSNLHRIVMHNPYQSSVYINITPKYKHLPPLTICESKL comes from the exons ATGAATACGGCTTTAACGCATTGGAAAGAAGCGGCCACTGTGATTTTAGCTGCTGGATCAAAGTATAAGCGAAGTGTCGAGTCTTTGTGGAGAGAAACACCTGGTTTTACGTCAAATTTACGACAAAAAACAACTTTCGACTATGAAGTCCTGCTGCTCAAAAGGAGCGGAAAAAGCAGCTTTATGCCAAACGCTTATGTGTTTCCAGGTGGTTTAGTGGAACCGTCTGACTTCTCCAGTGAGTGGTTAGAggtttttaaaccttttataCACTTGCCGATGTTTGGCTTAGCGGCAGTGAAGCAGCCACAGGAAAGCAGACCGCCGATTTTTGCGACAGACCGTCAGCAGCTCGGGTCTCCCATCCCGGGGGACGTCGCTTTCAGAATCTGTGCAGTGAGAGAGACGTTTGAGGAATCAGGGGTACTTTTAGTGGTGCCTAGTGACGAGGCAAACACGCTCAACACTGATGTTAATGCGGACAATGAGAAATCGGATAAATACTTAAGTCGGTCACGGTTTACGGCACTGCCGGACCGGTTGGACAAAAGTCTGATCTCTAAATGGAGATCTCTGGTCCTCCAGAACTCGGCGAATTTTATTCTCATGTGCAGAGAGCTCGAGTGTTTACCGAACATATGGGCTCTATATGAGTGGGGAAACTGGCTCACTCCTGGTGGCGAGTCTGTCCGTCAGAGGAGGTACGACACGGCCTTTTACATGTGCTGTTTAAAACACGTCCCAGACACGCTGCAGGACCAGAAGGAGATCGAGCTTTATAAG TGGTCTACACCCCCTGAAGTACTTCACAGCTACCAGGAAAGAAAACTTTGGATTGCACCACCACAGTTATATGATATTGGACGAATGTGCAATTTTCCTTTACTAAGTGACCTTCACAACTTTGCCAAACAGAGATCGATAGAAGGCTGTGAGCGCTACCTACCTGTTGTATTGAAGGCTACTGACTGCCACATATCACTCTTACCAG GTGACAGTTTGTATCCAGAGAAAACCGATGGCAAAGTGTCTACAGAGAAGTGTTTGGAAGAGCTGCAGAAGGACAGTTCAAATCTGCATCGCATCGTAATGCATAATCCTTACCAGAGCTCGGTCTATATTAACATCACACCTAAATACAAGCATCTACCTCCTCTTACCATCTGTGAATCCAAGCTCTAA